The following nucleotide sequence is from Methanomassiliicoccus sp..
GGAGCAGATGCTCTCCTACGCCTTCGAGCTGGTCAGGGAGGCGGTGGCCGCAGCCCCGCCGACGGGCATGGCGGCGGTCCAGGGGACCGAGGGACAGTGAGGTCAGGACCGTTCCCCTCGGCTCGGTCTGAGGTCGCCCTTGGGCCGTCGACCGGCCGTTCATCCTTGGAGGGCGAGACCAAGGACGACTATAGAGAACAGCAGTCCGCCTAGCAAGTTGTTGACGTAGGGCAATCGCCAGTACAGCTTGTTGATGTCCTTCCGGTGATCGAACAGGAGCATCAGGGGGAAGGCCGGGAACAACAAGACCAGTACGGAGAGGGGGTGGAATCCGGTCAGGTAGATCACCAGAGCGGA
It contains:
- a CDS encoding prenyltransferase; translation: SALVIYLTGFHPLSVLVLLFPAFPLMLLFDHRKDINKLYWRLPYVNNLLGGLLFSIVVLGLALQG